AGGATGGGCACGAACACGAGCCGCCTCACGGCGCGCCCTCGGCGTCGCGGAGCAGGTCGTGGATCTCCTTGGCGCCCGGCGTGCCGCCGCGGGCCGCCCACCAGCGCGTGCGGGGCGTGCGTCCGTCGGCGTCCTTCGCGCTGGCGTCGGCGCCAAGCTCCAGCAGCACGCGGACGTTGGCCGCGTCGCCCTTCCCGGCGGCCACGTGCAGGGCCGTCAACGAGACGTCGTTGCGCGCCTCCAGCGGCACGCCCAGCCCGACCAGCCGCTCGATGGCCCCGGGCGCCTCGCCGCCGAAGCACACGTGGTGCAGGGCCGTGTTGCCGATCCAGTCGCGCCACCGCAGGTCGACGCCCTCGGCCACGAGCACCTCGATGGCCGCCAGCGGGTCGGGCACGCGGCCCAGCAGGGAGACGAAGTCGTCACCCGCCGACCTGGCATCGAAGCCCCGGTCGAGCATGGCCTCGAGCAGGTCCTGGTCGCCCCAGCGGTACGCCGCGAGGGCCACGTCGCGCTCATCGCGGAACGTGCCGGTCGTGCGGTCGAGCACCATCCGCCAGATGGCCTCGTCGCGCCCGGCCAGCGCGACGCTGAAGAGTTGCAGGCGCACCGTCCCGCGGCCCAGCGCGTCGACCTGGTCGAACATGGCCTCGAGCAGCGCGGTGTTGCCCCGCCAGGCCGCGATGGCGATGGGCGCGGGCGTGGTCTTGGGGTCGCTGGTGACCGAGGCGCCCGCGGCGATCAACCGCTCGGCGATGTCGTCGTGCCCGCACGCGACCGCCAGGGCCAGCGGCGAGCGCCGGTCGCCGAGCATGTCGTAGTACGCCCCCGCGCCGATGAGCTCGTCGACCACCTGCGTGTGGCCCCGCGCGGCGGCCCACTCGATGGGCCGGGCGCCCTGCATGGGGCTGACGTTCAGCGGCCGCAGGTCGGGCGCGTCCTTGTCGGCAAGGGCCCCCGCCGCCAGCAGCTCGCGCACGCGCTGGGCGTCGCCCTCGGCCGCGGCCCGGTGCATCGGCGGCAGGCGCTCGGCCGTGGCGATGCGCTGGGCGCCCACGGCGGCGACCCAGCCCACGACCAGCAGCAGGGCGAGTACTGGCAGGACGATCATGCCGCGCAGCACCCGCCGGGGCTTGGTTCCCCACTGGGTGTTGCACTCCGGGCATGTCACGGTCGGGTCGTCGACGGCGCCCAGGTCGTACCCGCAGCGCAGGCACCGGCCCCGGCCCGCGCGCCGCCCGGTGCGCCAGCGCAGCCACAGGTGCACCGGCAGCATCAGCATTTGCAGGATGGCCAGCCAGACAAGAGCCCAGAACACGGCGTTGACCGCAAGCCCCGCCCACATGGGCGTCAGTGGGATGGCGTGCTCGTCCTCGGTGTCCCAGTGCAGCATCGAGGCGTCGAACGAGGTCGAGCCCCACGGGTACACCCAATACGACGCGAGTACGCCGCCGCGGATGCGCTCGCCGGGCGTGTCGAGCCGGTCATCGCCGGCGACCCAGCGCACGCGCAGGCACCGCACGGGCCACCCGGCCTCGCGTTCCTCGAAGCTGGGCAGGGCGTTGACCAGGAGGGCGATGGGCGCGGGCTCTTCGGGCGGCGGCCGCTGCGCACGGCTGAATCCGGGCACGTCGATCTCACCCCACGTGCGCTCTTCGGCATCGCTGCCCAGCGTGACGCGGCGGAGGTAGGCGTTCCGCGGGTCCGTGAACCATTCGTCCCGCCAGCCCCAACCCCATCGGCGGGTCAGCGTCGCGTCGGTCCACTGGGCGAGGCGCCACTGGTTGAGCTGGCCCACCTCGACCCGCGGCTCGTAGAACCATGCGCTGGTGAGCGGATTGCGCAGGTCGTAGCCGCGCCACATCGTGGCCGATGTCCACGCCACGCCGATGCTCGTCGCAAGCCCGAGGGCCAGGAGCAGGACAAGGATGACCATCACGCGGCGCACGGGGCATCCTTGGCCACCACCACGCGCCGGGCAGACCACTTACGCAGGCTGGGGCGTGGCCCCCGCGACCGGCGTATCGCCCGAGCGGGGCGAGCGCGCCAGCGCCCGGCGGGCGCCCACGCGCATGTCGATCACCAGGCTGAAGAGCAGCGGCGTGAGCAGGAGCGTGA
This portion of the Phycisphaerales bacterium genome encodes:
- a CDS encoding ankyrin repeat domain-containing protein; the encoded protein is MRRVMVILVLLLALGLATSIGVAWTSATMWRGYDLRNPLTSAWFYEPRVEVGQLNQWRLAQWTDATLTRRWGWGWRDEWFTDPRNAYLRRVTLGSDAEERTWGEIDVPGFSRAQRPPPEEPAPIALLVNALPSFEEREAGWPVRCLRVRWVAGDDRLDTPGERIRGGVLASYWVYPWGSTSFDASMLHWDTEDEHAIPLTPMWAGLAVNAVFWALVWLAILQMLMLPVHLWLRWRTGRRAGRGRCLRCGYDLGAVDDPTVTCPECNTQWGTKPRRVLRGMIVLPVLALLLVVGWVAAVGAQRIATAERLPPMHRAAAEGDAQRVRELLAAGALADKDAPDLRPLNVSPMQGARPIEWAAARGHTQVVDELIGAGAYYDMLGDRRSPLALAVACGHDDIAERLIAAGASVTSDPKTTPAPIAIAAWRGNTALLEAMFDQVDALGRGTVRLQLFSVALAGRDEAIWRMVLDRTTGTFRDERDVALAAYRWGDQDLLEAMLDRGFDARSAGDDFVSLLGRVPDPLAAIEVLVAEGVDLRWRDWIGNTALHHVCFGGEAPGAIERLVGLGVPLEARNDVSLTALHVAAGKGDAANVRVLLELGADASAKDADGRTPRTRWWAARGGTPGAKEIHDLLRDAEGAP